A DNA window from Pseudomonas resinovorans NBRC 106553 contains the following coding sequences:
- a CDS encoding enoyl-CoA hydratase, translating to MTTAVEPYQPGIFDLTHKLTVEKHGHTALITINHPPANTWDRESLIGLKQLIEHLNHDDQIYALVVTGQGPKFFSAGADLNLFADGDKARAREMARRFGEAFEALRDFRGVSIAAINGYAMGGGLECALACDIRIAERQAQMALPEAAVGLLPCAGGTQALPWLVGEGWAKRMILCGERIDAETALRIGLVEQLVDSGEARGTALLLAAKVARQSPVAVRTIKPLIQGARERGPNGWLPEERERFVDLFDADDTREGVNAFLEKREPHWRNK from the coding sequence ATGACCACTGCCGTTGAACCCTACCAGCCCGGAATCTTCGACCTGACCCACAAGCTCACGGTGGAAAAGCACGGCCATACCGCGCTGATCACCATCAACCACCCTCCGGCCAATACCTGGGACCGGGAGTCGCTGATCGGCCTGAAACAGCTCATCGAGCACCTCAACCACGACGACCAGATCTATGCCTTGGTGGTGACCGGCCAGGGGCCCAAGTTCTTCAGCGCCGGCGCCGACCTCAACCTCTTCGCCGACGGCGACAAGGCCCGCGCGCGGGAAATGGCCCGGCGCTTCGGCGAAGCCTTCGAGGCCCTGCGGGACTTCCGTGGCGTATCCATCGCCGCGATCAACGGCTATGCCATGGGCGGTGGCCTGGAATGCGCCCTGGCCTGCGACATCCGCATTGCCGAACGCCAGGCGCAGATGGCCCTGCCGGAAGCCGCCGTGGGCCTGCTGCCGTGCGCCGGCGGTACCCAGGCGCTGCCCTGGCTGGTGGGCGAAGGCTGGGCCAAGCGGATGATCCTCTGCGGTGAGCGCATCGACGCCGAAACCGCCCTGCGCATCGGCCTGGTGGAACAACTGGTGGACAGCGGCGAGGCCCGTGGCACCGCCCTGCTGCTGGCGGCCAAGGTGGCGCGGCAGAGCCCGGTGGCGGTGCGTACCATCAAGCCGCTGATCCAGGGTGCGCGGGAACGCGGGCCGAACGGCTGGCTGCCGGAAGAGCGCGAGCGCTTCGTCGACCTGTTCGACGCCGACGACACCCGCGAAGGGGTCAACGCCTTCCTGGAGAAACGCGAGCCCCATTGGCGCAACAAATGA
- a CDS encoding enoyl-CoA hydratase/isomerase family protein: protein MNVSFEERNGLHGARIGIASLDAEASLNALSLPMIEALDAKLRAWADDPEIVCVLLRGNGPKAFCAGGDVRKLVDACRENPGVVPPLAGRFFADEYRLDHRIHTFPKPLICWAHGHVLGGGMGLMQGASIRIVTPSSRLGMPEINIGLYPDVGGSWFLARLPGKLGLFLGLGAGTINARDALDLDLADRFLLDSQQDELIRGLVQINWQDHSDSQLNSLLKALEHEAHGQLPEAQWLPRRARIDALLDVADLPAAWTAMTGLQHDSDVPLARSAKTLAAGCPLTAHLVWEQIRRARHLSLAEVFRMEYAMSLNCCRHPEFPEGVRARLIDKDNAPRWHWPDVAAIPRAVIEAHFEPVWEGAHPLADL from the coding sequence ATGAATGTGAGTTTCGAAGAACGCAACGGCCTGCACGGCGCCCGCATCGGCATCGCCAGCCTGGATGCCGAAGCCAGCCTCAATGCCCTCTCCCTGCCGATGATCGAAGCCCTGGACGCGAAATTGCGCGCCTGGGCCGACGACCCGGAGATCGTCTGCGTGCTGCTGCGCGGCAATGGCCCCAAGGCCTTCTGCGCCGGCGGCGACGTGCGCAAGCTGGTGGACGCCTGCCGCGAGAATCCCGGCGTGGTGCCGCCCCTGGCGGGCCGTTTCTTCGCCGATGAATACCGCCTCGACCACCGCATCCATACCTTCCCCAAACCGCTGATCTGCTGGGCCCATGGCCATGTGCTGGGCGGCGGCATGGGCCTGATGCAGGGCGCCTCGATCCGTATCGTCACCCCGTCCAGCCGCCTGGGCATGCCGGAGATCAACATCGGCCTCTACCCCGACGTCGGCGGCAGCTGGTTCCTCGCCCGCCTGCCGGGCAAGCTCGGCCTGTTCCTCGGGCTGGGCGCCGGCACCATCAACGCCCGCGACGCCCTGGACCTGGACCTGGCCGACCGCTTCCTGCTGGACTCCCAGCAGGACGAGCTGATCCGAGGCCTGGTACAGATCAACTGGCAGGACCATTCCGACAGCCAGCTCAACAGCCTGCTCAAGGCCCTGGAACACGAAGCCCATGGCCAGTTGCCCGAAGCCCAGTGGCTGCCCCGGCGCGCACGCATCGACGCACTGCTGGACGTGGCCGACCTGCCCGCCGCCTGGACCGCCATGACCGGCCTGCAACACGACAGCGACGTGCCCCTGGCGCGCTCCGCCAAGACCCTGGCCGCCGGCTGCCCGCTCACCGCCCACCTGGTCTGGGAGCAGATCCGCCGGGCGCGGCACCTGTCCCTGGCCGAGGTGTTCCGCATGGAATACGCCATGAGCCTGAACTGCTGCCGCCACCCGGAATTCCCCGAAGGTGTGCGTGCGCGCCTGATCGACAAGGACAACGCACCGCGCTGGCATTGGCCGGATGTGGCGGCCATTCCCCGCGCGGTGATCGAAGCCCACTTCGAGCCGGTCTGGGAGGGCGCCCACCCGCTGGCCGACCTCTGA
- the mmsB gene encoding 3-hydroxyisobutyrate dehydrogenase produces MSKIAFIGLGHMGLPMARNLLKAGHALKVYDLMQAAVDELAAEGALPARDARDAVAGCEVVVTMLPASRHVEGLLLGDDGLLAEIAAGSLLLECSTIAPESARKVHAVAKARGIEMLDAPVSGGTAGAAAGTLTFMVGGQAAALEKARPIFQAMGKNIFHAGPDGAGQVAKVCNNQLLAVQMIGTAESMALGVANGLDPAVLAEIMRQSSGGNWVLERYNPWPGVMPNAPASKEYEGGFMAELMAKDLGLAQETAQGSLSSTPMGALALQLYRLLLKQGKGRKDFSVVQKLFTE; encoded by the coding sequence ATGAGCAAGATCGCCTTTATCGGACTCGGCCACATGGGCCTGCCCATGGCCCGCAACCTGCTCAAGGCCGGCCACGCGTTGAAGGTCTATGACCTGATGCAGGCCGCCGTGGACGAGCTGGCGGCCGAAGGCGCCCTGCCCGCGCGGGACGCCCGCGACGCGGTGGCGGGCTGCGAGGTGGTGGTCACCATGCTGCCGGCCAGCCGCCATGTAGAGGGCCTGTTGCTGGGCGATGACGGACTGCTGGCGGAGATTGCCGCAGGCAGCCTGCTGCTGGAGTGCTCCACCATCGCGCCGGAGTCCGCGCGCAAGGTGCACGCCGTTGCCAAGGCGCGGGGCATCGAGATGCTGGACGCACCGGTATCCGGTGGCACCGCCGGTGCCGCCGCCGGCACCCTGACCTTCATGGTCGGCGGCCAGGCGGCAGCCCTGGAAAAGGCCCGGCCGATCTTCCAGGCCATGGGCAAGAACATCTTCCACGCCGGCCCCGATGGCGCCGGCCAAGTGGCCAAGGTGTGCAACAACCAGCTACTGGCGGTGCAGATGATCGGCACCGCGGAATCCATGGCCCTCGGCGTGGCCAACGGCCTGGACCCGGCGGTGCTGGCCGAAATCATGCGCCAGAGTTCGGGCGGCAACTGGGTGCTGGAGCGCTACAACCCCTGGCCGGGTGTGATGCCCAACGCGCCGGCGAGCAAGGAATACGAAGGGGGCTTCATGGCCGAGCTGATGGCCAAGGACCTGGGCCTGGCCCAGGAGACCGCACAGGGCAGCCTCTCCAGCACCCCCATGGGCGCCCTGGCGTTGCAGCTCTATCGGCTGCTGCTCAAGCAGGGCAAGGGCCGCAAGGACTTCTCGGTGGTGCAGAAGCTGTTCACCGAATAG